Below is a window of Quercus robur chromosome 6, dhQueRobu3.1, whole genome shotgun sequence DNA.
CACTACATCGAGAAGGgggggtattatcttaaatctcGGTCCGAGGTCGTTAGGCTAATCTCCTGCCTCCCCATATCCAATAAGACTATGAAGGATGATTTCCTCATTGCCTCAAGAGAATGGAGCgatggtattcattgtccaactcgagCAGGAATTCCAGGTGCGGCGCCTTTAGGGCCAATCCTTTAGGGAAGGGGCTTAGCTCTTTAGAttcattcttctcttttttttttagaatcaaaaaattttataacttaaCCATAATCTCCTTCTCGGCTATTTTGCAAATAGAGCTCAAGTTGCTCCTCGGCTGAGCCACGTAAACGTTCCGACCTTGAACTATCTTTTGAGGTCAGAAATCTACGCTACCGAGGACGGGCAACTACGCGCGGCTCATTTGGTTTTGGGCTACTAACCCCTATCCCGCGCTTTCCAAGACATTGGCCACGCCAGAAGAGCTGGTAGTCCGAGGCTAGCTAGGATTGACATGTCCAAGCCCAAGTTTTTGGCCCGACAAGATCTCAAGCCAGTCATGTTATCTGGCGTTCGGAATCCTCTACCAGTTGTGCAATTGCCTCCACCAGACAACCCTGAAGTTGCTGTGCCAACTGAAGGAGAgactgaatcatctcgtctttctcttgaggaggagatagacgagTTCTATTTTGAAGAGGAGATTCCCAAAGCTCCTTTGATTGAGCTTTCAGACCCTAAGGGAGAGCAGGATCGAAATTATGTGGTCGGCACCCAATTATTATAGCCTGCTCGGACGACTCCTCAGAAGAAGAGGTAGATAATATGGCCTCCGGCAAAGGAAAAAGCTTACGAGAATTGATGGCCTCCCGAGGCAAAGGTCAATCTTCAAAGGGGGCATCTTAATCACAGACCCCTGTTCTTCCTCCCGTTGCTCCTCAGCTCCCTTCTGATCTCGACCTAAAGGTTAACACagacctgaagaagaaaaggccggttGAAAACCTTGAGGAAGGCGAGGTGAGCCCCCGCCAAGGCAAGCAGCAAAAAACCACCCGGGAGCAGAAGAACAAAAGGGCTCCTTCCGTAGAAAGCCGGGAGGAAGGGAATCGGGCTGAAATGCGTGTTAATCCGCACACTTGGAGCCCGAAGCTCGAGGTAGACGGGGTCGCCATTCCGTATACTGCCTCAGTCCGAGAATACAATAGGGGCCGAGTAGGATATATTGCTGAGGCCCTAGAGCAGTCGGTGCTCCTTCCCCGAGATATAGAGGCCTACAGGCGATTTTCTCAGCCTGAACTCTTTCTATCCCTCAAGAGGGACCTTGCAATGGTAAAGTGGCTTTTCTATCCTTTGGTAAAATCATTAGATCTTGTCACATTCTAAGatattgcttttttcttttgtggacAGATAACTCAGCAAGTGTTTGTGGCCGAGGAGTACTGCCGCAACAACCGCAACTTGGCTGAAGCTGAGGCTTAGTCTCGTGCCGAGGTGGAGAAAGCTGTAGGGTCCCTCAAGCAGGAGAATCTTGAACTCTCGGAGAAGTTCAAAGAGGCGGAGAAAAACCGCCGGAGTGCCGAGGCTGGCTTGAAGAACGCTGAAACCCAAGCCGAGGACCAGGGCCAAAAATTGTTCGTGACCGAGACCAACCTTGCCACTGAAAGGCAAACAATGTTGGATCTCAAGGCTGCGTTATAGAAAGTTGAGGAGGAGCTCCGGCTGGCTAAAGAAGAGGCTCAGCTAGTTCGAGAAGCAGCCGAGGCTGAAAAGAAGGCTTCTTATCAGCTCGGGGCGGAGGAGACTGAAGCCAGGCTTTTTGAGGAGCTTCCAGAGgtatgcagggattactgcagcatctcatgggcttATGCCCTCGATGCTGCAGGGGTTCCTGCAGACTCGGCCTTGAGGTTGCCCGAGAAGGTCTTCTTCCCTCCTGAGATCTGAGAGATCCCTGACGATGCCCCTGAAGCTTCTGAGCAGACCCTGGTTATTCCTGATGCCATCCCTTTGCTTGATAAGGCCAAGGAGGGTCTTGGGGCAGATTCCCAAGCCAAAGAGGTTCCTCCTCAGCTAGAGCAGAAAGAGAATCCTCTTCCTTAGCCAGAGCAGAAAGAGAATCCTCCTACTGAGGCTTAGCTTCTTAGGGTTTTTATTACTGTATTTTCTTTAGAACGGGAGTtgtcttattttttgttcttttgtaaaGACTTCCCTTTGTATTGATATCGGcttattaatatagaatgttcttttttccatttctctTTTGGTATTTATGACTGATGTTgatataatttcattattttgttcaAAGTTAATACTGTTCCTCTAGTTAATGTTTGCAACAATATACACAAATATAAACGAATGAGAAAAGGCAGTGTCGTATGGCGAACTTAGAACAGTAGATGCAATTATACTAAACTACGAACGTACCTTAAAATCGCACAgggttgttaatttcccctaagtatgtggtccgaagagccatgcaggatttaggttctgtttaaaacttggatagaagccataagttattaattttccctaagtttgtggtctgaAGAGCCATGCAtgacttaagttctgtttaaaacttagatagaagccataagttattaatttcccctaagtctgtggtccaaaaagccatgtaggacttaggttctgtttaaaacttggatagatgcctcaagttattaatttcccctaagtctgtggtccgaagagccatgcaggacttaggttctgtttaaaacttggatagaagccataagttattaatttcctctaagtctgtggtccgaagagccatgcaggacttaggttctgttcaaaacttggatagatggaAATGGACCAATGGGTATGCAATGATCATGAAACAAAACATACGCAGAGccgttttcattaataataatatcttcttagattatttacattccatgggcgaggtacagttttttcatctaagtcttctaagTAATAAGTACCTATTCCGGCCACAGATGTGATGCGAtacggtccttcccagttgggtccCAGCTTGCCTCAGGAAGGGTTCTTAGCGCTGCCGAGAATCTTCCTTATCACGAAGTCGCCTGGACTCGAAAGTCACAGCTTTACATTAACATCATATCCCTGCtttagcttctggtgataacaGGCCATATGGAtcattgttttttctcttttttccacAGCTAAGTCTAGACTTTTTCCCAGTAACTCGTCATTGTTTTTTAGGGTAAAAGTGCCAAACTTCAACGTGGGGAAGCTGTTCTCGATTGGGAGTACGGCTttggccccataagtcattgaaaaaggaGTTTCGCCTCTTGACCGTCGCGGCGTCGTCTAATAGGTCCATAAAATGTGGgggagctcttccacccatttcccctttgcatcatccaacTTCTTTTTCAGCCcactcactatgaccttgtttacgGCCTCGGCTTGCTcgtttccttgggggtatgTAGGAGTGGAATATCGGTTTGTGATCCCAAAGTCGATTCAGTATTCCCTGAAGTTtttactatcaaactgaagaccgttgtccgagatgagggtgTGGGGAGTTCCGAAACGCGtaataatgtttttccaaatgaatttcttggcatccacgtccctgatgttggctaAAGGTTTAgcctctacccatttggtgaaataattgGTGCCGACTATTATGTACCGCTTATTCCctgctgctttagggaaaggGACGACAATATCAAGATCCCATTGAGCAAACGGCCAGGGGCTGGATAGGGGGTTAAGGACTCCCcccggttggtggatatttggggcaaaTCTCTGGCATTGATCGCACTTCTTTgcatattcttgggcctctctctGCATGTTCAACTACCAAtacccttgggtgagtgccctatACGCCAGTGATCTTCCTcctgtgtgacttccacaaatcccctcaTGTAGTTCTTCGAGCAAGGACTCGGATTCCTCTGGGTGTATACATAATAGGTATGGGCCAGAATAGGAACGCCGGTATAGCTTGTGGTCTTCTGAcaaccagaaccgaggagcattcctccgtatcttctcggcctctaGTTTTCCTTCTGGTAACATATCGTCTTTGAGGAAGTTCAttataggatccatccagctgggactctTTCTAATCTGATGGATCCGGGTTGTGTCTCTTCCGGTTGAACTTGTCTGGCATAAATCctcaacaaggatcattcgtGGCAGATCATGTGCAGAGGAcatggcaagagtggccagcgaatCCGCATGTGCGTTCCCACTTCTAGAAACATGCGTCAGGTTAAAGGATTCAAAGTTTGACTGTAGGCATTTGACTCGACCgagatactcttgcattctagcatctctagcttctaactcacccatcacttggccAACGACCAATTTGGAGTCCGAGAACGCTTCCATTGCCTTTCCGCCCAATTTTTGAACCATCATCATTCCTTGAAGCAAGGCCTCgtactcggcttcgttgttcgtaGCTGAGAACCCCAATCTTATCGATTTTTCAATGGTAATATTTTCGGGCGATATCAGAACTAGCCCGATCCCAAATCCTTTTTGGTTGGCTGTGCCGTCCACATAGACCTTCCAACACGAGGTTTCTTAAGTCGAGattgtgccaaccgattttccatccatgttttccTTTGGTGTTATTGTTTCCACAGAAGGCTCAGCGAATTCTACGACTAGATCCGCGAGGACTTGACCCTTTACAGAGGACCTAGGCATGTATTTAATGTCAAAAGCACTCAAGAGCGCGCTCCACATGGCGATTCTTCCCGTGTAATCGGCGCTTCGTAGCACCGATCGAAGGGGAAGCTGGGTTAGAACAATGATCATGtgtgcctgaaagtaatgagggagtTTTCGCGTAGCATGCACCACCACCAGAATTGCTTTCTCCAATGGTAAGTAGCGCACTTCAGTctcatgtaatgatttactTACATAGTACACTGGTCGCTGTATTCCATTGTCATCCCGTATTAGTACCAAACTTACAGCATGAGGGGCTACTGCTATGTATGCAAACAGTACCTCGTCCGcctcagggctagacatgatgggtggtcgcgACAAGTATTCTTTGAGTTGCTGGAAGGCCAGgacacaatcctccgaccactcaaaccctttccacttatttattaAGAGGTAGAAAGGTCGGCATCGGTCTGcagatcgtgatatgaaccggttcAACGCTGCGATCATGCCAGTGAGTTTCTGCACTTCTTTCGGattccgaggagtctgtaggcTATTAATCGCCTTGATTTGATCTGGGCTTACCTCTATTCCTCTGTGAGTTACCATAtagcctaggaatttcccagatcCGACCCTaaatgaacacttggaagcattgagcCGCAACTTATGTTCCCTTAAGATGCCAAAGATGATCTCCAGGTTTTTCATGTGCTCGGATACTAccttgctttttaccaccatatcgtctatgtagacttcaataaCCTTGCCTAGCTGAAGTTCGAACAttttggtcatcatcctttggtaggttgaccctGCGTTCATTAGtccgaaaggcatcaccttatagtggtagtttccgaTGGGTGTCATGAACGCCGTTTTCTCCTGATCCTCTAGTGCCagtggtatctgatgatagccctggaaggcgtctaggaagctcattcgagggtggccTACAGTCGCATCTACCAGTCGGTCTATTCTAGGTAACGAGAATGGGTCTtttgggcatgccttgttcaagtctgtgaagtccacgcagactcgccacttccccgttttcttccttaccaccaccgtatttgccagccattcggggtaaaagacttctttgatagcccctgccttCTTTAGCTTTGTCACTTCGTCTCTAACGGCACTGGCATGTTCTTTCGAGGGATGTCGGGATGGTTGCTTCTTTGGAATGGAAGATGGATTAACATTCAAGTGGTGACAAATGAGACTAGGGTCAACCCTCGGGGCATTATACGCGTCCCATGCAAATACGACAACGTTTTTCCTCAGAAATCCGACCAGTTCCTATTTTTCTTGAGGAGGTAACTCTGAGCCAATCTGGAAAAATCTCTCTGTATCGTTTTCAACGGTAAACTTTTCCAgactttcacaccttatctctTCGGCTAGCCCACTGATTTGCCCTGCCGAGGTGGTTGATTGCTATAAGTTTTCAGAAGCTGAGGACTTAGCATTGGACTGGCATGAGATGGCAGCCACCATACATTGCCTAGCCATGGCTTGATCTCCATGAATCTCTTCCACTCGGCCTCCGGATGGTTATTTTACCTTTTGATGAAGCGTAGAAGATATGACCACTAGGGCATGGATCCATGGACTGGCTACTATCGCTGCGTAGGGCGAGTAAGCATCGACCACGATAAAGTCCACCTCTATCACCTCTGACCCGGTCTGTATGGGTAATCTGATCTGCCCTTTTGGTACAACAGTCTTCCCTTCGAAGCTGATAAGGGGAGAGTCATAAGCCGTTAAATCCTCCGGTCttaagttcagccccttgtatagatcagggtacattacctcTACTGCGCTGCCCGGGTCTACCAATACCCTCCTCACATCGAAACCCCCGATTCTCAGCGTAACCACTAAGACATCGTCATGAGGTTCGATAGTTCCCCTTTTATCCTCGTCTAAGAATCCCAATAttaaagagcttccctttttagaccttttagatTCTCTTTCCCTATCCTCGGCGGAGAGTCGAGCCACAGACAGCACCCTGGAAGGAAATGACCTGGTTCTTCCTAGAGCGGCGAGGATGACGTGTATCGTCCCCGTGGGAAGTCTTAATGATACATCTTTTCGAGGCTCTTGCATTGCCTAGCCCAGATGACCGCTTGAGGGGTGTAAAAGGTGACataactttccttctcggaccagctgatctaggtgattccatagattcctacAGTCCTCAGTgatatgcccatggtcctgatgatagtgacAATACAGGTTCTGGTTGCGTTTCGCAGGGTCCCCAGCCAtttttcccggccatctgaagaagGGTTCGTTCTTCACTTTCTCCAGAACTtgttgtactggctctctgaatacggcattaACTGTTTGCATGTTGCTTTGTCCAGCCTGTctcgaaaaatctctcctcggttGGTTAGGGTTATATCGTTCCGACCTGAAATCATTCCCTTTGAGGGGAATGATCTTCTCATTTCCTTTTCCTTGTAGCTGATCTTCTTccacccttttatacttgtcaatcctatccatcaactgatgaacgttgGCAACGAGTTTACCAGTGAGAGacttccttaagccatgctcggtagggagaccgcttttgaatgtgctgatagcGACATCATTGTGGTTCTCATCCAACTTattatacatctcccaatacctatctGAGTATGCTTTTAGGGTCTCTTTCTCGTGCATGGACAAGGATAATAACGAACTTAGGGGTCGTGGGACTCTGCTATTTGTAATAAAGCGAGAACaaaaagcctgagtgagctgcttataagagcctatggaatttgtctttaggctgttgaaccatctcattgccattGGCCCCAAAGCTGGACAGGAAAACTTTGCACATCAGAGCCTCATTTTGGGAGTAGATGGCCATTCtttggttaaactggctcacgtgctccactgggtcTGCTCGGTCGTTGTAGATGGCAAACGTTGGTTGATTAAAATGTCGGGGTAATTTAGCCCCTTCAATCCTGTGCGCTAAGGGTGATCTGGAGATCTGATCCAATACCTTGTTCATGGCGTCATTACCCAATCCCTTGCTAGATGGGCTCTCATACCTTTGTGCAGGGCGAGACTCCTTCtcgtaagaaaaggtctcaCTTGGGGGTGTTCTCGACCTCTGTCGATAACTCACGTCCTCCTCGTTAGAGGATGCATTTGAGCTAGAGGGAGATCGCTTTCGCTACGCACGTCGTAACTTtcttttcaggtcatctatctctcgctgcatagCCTGATGGTTGTTTCGCCTTTGAGATACGTGACTACTTATTTGGGTATGACTTTGGCTTGTCTGGGCAGTATGTACGCTTCCCTCATGATTCCTTCTGTTGCCTGGGTTGGAAGGATTATTTTGCCGTTGAGATTCAATAGGTTCTGTTTGTTGAGGGTTAGTTTGGTGgggattctcctggtgtggaccCAGTCTTGCTATGCTTAACCGTTGTGCCTACTGATACttaagttcttcccacagacggcgccaattgtaagtgAACAATTTGGTGACCCAATTCTTGTCGCTTAAGTCTTGGTCCAAaaggtcccacacaatgaattttggtAGAGTATGGGTTAAAGAACTCGGTTTCAGTTAGTTTGAATAGTTTGATGCATGGGTTAAGGGAATACACAAACAAGAACGAAAATGCCACTGTGTAGAAAGGCCTCCAGAAATGATCAGGCTAAAAACTTGATTAATAGATGCAGATCAATGCAGTAAAACTCCTCTACAgtattctcctcttttttttcccGTCCCTCTCTCTTGGGGGACCTTTACATATTATAAAGGCCATTTCCAGTCATCTAGGCTTTACACTtattgatcatccaaacccccacttgagcacctatcccatcagacacccctctcaattctttgtgagttgcggttgtcaaggtaacactgttcaggggttttctcctcattaatgcggcctggagagtagttgtaatgcatttaatgtggtggtggcagcttttactgagatattttgagtttccttcctttttacgtATTTGGAAGATGGACTATAGTGGCTTAGATGTACCTTTGCTCCAGATTTTACATTATCTGAGGAGAAATTACTCCTCTGACATGTTCTCTTTGCCCCAGTGGGCTGGAATAAGGATTGTTTTGGGCTACGCTGACTCCTCGGACAGGCCgcgtcctcggacgggcctgggCCTAGCCAGCCTGTTATTTTGGGTCGGTCcccacaaaacccaaaacaatatatttgttaGAGAGTGGATTTTACAGGTAAGACTTAGCAAACTATGTACGGGCCACAAGAGAGTGGATTTGCACTAGAAGGATAAGAAAATACAGTTTGAAATGAATAATACTCCTCAGTCAAGTCCAAGGTTGAAGTGTTCTTATATTCTCTTAAGTTTTTTTAAGTACAAGAtgttctctttgttttctttttctcttccaatGATTGCATGCCCATTTCTCACAAGGGTCTTTTTTTATATAGTCTAATTCATCTTCAATCCTAGCCTTCTATCTGTTGATTGTATAAGTGATCTTCTAGATGCTTGTCCCATTAAGACCTTTGTGTGTAGCTATATGGCTCAATATAACTATTCATGCATcatttccacataaatgcggtcagTTGGTTAGGTGTAGAGCATTTAATGTGATGGTGGCAGCATTTTTCTCCGATATTTCCTGGTTCACTATGAATTCTTTTATCTGAAACTTATCCTTAGAAACATAGTTCCCTCTTGCACAGTATCCTCTAGGCAACTGAGCTTCACCCCCCACAATGTTTCTCGAGGAAGTTAGGATCCTCGAGAGACAACTTTTGTTCGTCACTACTTGTCCTTGTCCTCGTCCCTTTGCTCTATAAGCTTATCTTACCGTTCAACCCTCCTCAAGCTACCCTACATCCTCGAGCATGGCCCATTGCCCAATATTCCTACTCGGCTCATTTATCCCCACAAGTaccattttagaaatttttttgataaatagcATGCGGCTGAAGTTAATTAgttaaataaactatttttggaactcaagtttgtcaaacttgagttccaagtCATATGCACTAATATTGATTGAAACTTGAGTTTaacaaactcgagtttcaa
It encodes the following:
- the LOC126689941 gene encoding uncharacterized protein LOC126689941 produces the protein MQEPRKDVSLRLPTGTIHVILAALGRTRSFPSRVLSVARLSAEDRERESKRSKKGSSLILGFLDEDKRGTIEPHDDVLVVTLRIGGFDVRRVLVDPGSAVEVMYPDLYKGLNLRPEDLTAYDSPLISFEGKTVVPKGQIRLPIQTGSEVIEVDFIVVDAYSPYAAIVASPWIHALVVISSTLHQKGYHQIPLALEDQEKTAFMTPIGNYHYKVMPFGLMNAGSTYQRMMTKMFELQLGKVIEVYIDDMVVKSKVVSEHMKNLEIIFGILREHKLRLNASKCSFRVGSGKFLGYMVTHRGIEVSPDQIKAINSLQTPRNPKEVQKLTGMIAALNRFISRSADRCRPFYLLINKWKGFEWSEDCVLAFQQLKEYLSRPPIMSSPEADEVLFAYIAVAPHAVSLVLIRDDNGIQRPVYYVSKSLHETEVRYLPLEKAILVVVHATRKLPHYFQAHMIIVLTQLPLRSVLRSADYTGRIAMWSALLSAFDIKYMPRSSVKGQVLADLVVEFAEPSVETITPKENMDGKSIGVLSYEQRSRVRGLASRNDDGSKIGRKGNGSVLGLQIGRWPSDGSGNAHADSLATLAMSSAHDLPRMILVEDLCQTSSTGRDTTRIHQIRKSPSWMDPIMNFLKDDMLPEGKLEAEKIRRNAPRFWLSEDHKLYRRSYSGPYLLCIHPEESESLLEELHEGICGSHTGGRSLAYRALTQGYW